The Osmia bicornis bicornis unplaced genomic scaffold, iOsmBic2.1, whole genome shotgun sequence genome has a segment encoding these proteins:
- the LOC114881318 gene encoding uncharacterized protein LOC114881318: MGGKWEAVVKSFKFHLKRTIGDALLTFEESITLLAQIEAILNSRPLEPLSDDPDDVSALSPGHFLIGSPLNAVPEPTLLDVSVNRLSRWQFLQQRLQQFWRLWSTQYLQRLQAISKWHHPSNEIKVGSLVLITDERLPPGKWPMARVLSLMPGKDGLTRVVTLMTATTTLTRPIAKLALLHQPSQDNADTQTTSSTSR, translated from the coding sequence ATGGGTGGAAAATGGGAGGCTGTGGTCAAATCTTTCAAATTCCATCTGAAGAGGACGATTGGAGATGCTTTACTGACGTTCGAGGAATCAATAACATTGCTCGCGCAGATTGAAGCCATCCTCAATTCAAGACCGTTGGAACCACTCAGCGATGATCCAGACGACGTCTCAGCCCTCTCACCAGGACACTTCCTGATCGGATCGCCGCTCAACGCAGTTCCAGAGCCCACGCTTCTCGACGTCTCAGTCAACCGACTGTCAAGGTGGCAATTTCTGCAGCAGCGTCTCCAACAATTTTGGAGACTCTGGTCCACGCAGTACTTGCAGCGACTCCAGGCCATCTCTAAATGGCATCATCCGTCCAACGAGATCAAGGTAGGCTCTCTTGTTCTCATTACTGACGAACGCTTGCCCCCAGGGAAATGGCCCATGGCCAGGGTTCTCAGTCTGATGCCAGGAAAGGATGGATTGACAAGGGTCGTCACTCTCATGACGGCCACCACGACGCTCACGCGGCCCATTGCCAAGCTGGCTCTGCTTCATCAGCCCTCTCAGGACAACGCGGACACGCAGACcacatcatcgaccagtcgctgA